One window of the Thermasporomyces composti genome contains the following:
- a CDS encoding xylulokinase — MSRPVVVGVDVGTTSVKAVVVDDTWHVRGQAGEEYPTRYVGATGAEQDPDDWWRATASCVSAALSDAGVASSDVAAVGVSSQAPTVVLLDSDGRPLGPALVWLDRRGQSECARRAGDTDRIVELTGNRPDSYYAAPKLAWLLRENPGLATRAAAMVMANGYVVHRLTGVVSADTTHTGLSLLNDLDAGDWSTELAELWGVPRRWLPPVWEPTAVVGTVRPEAASVTGLAAGTPVIAGLVDGAAASVEAGVVAHGDVCEMTGQSTVVNAAVEVAAARASTGALSVMPYPIPGHHLVFGAMVATGGILRWFRDELTEDSTGDTYAALDALAGTAPLGSGGLVMLPYFLGERSPIWDSDARGAFVGLSLSTSRADLVRAILEGTAYGLAHNLDEMAALNLRPSTLRVVGGGSRGRTWNQIKADVTGVPVEVPAESLGAPVGTALVAAAGVGLLTDLVEVARARYAVGERYEPDPARHTAYRRRYQIYRELYPSLAKVHQMLAELR; from the coding sequence GTGAGCCGACCGGTCGTCGTCGGGGTCGACGTCGGCACCACCTCGGTGAAGGCGGTGGTGGTCGACGACACCTGGCACGTGCGTGGCCAGGCCGGCGAGGAGTACCCGACCCGGTACGTCGGCGCTACCGGCGCGGAGCAGGACCCGGACGACTGGTGGCGCGCCACCGCCTCGTGCGTGTCCGCGGCGTTGTCAGACGCGGGCGTCGCGTCGAGTGACGTGGCGGCGGTCGGTGTCTCCAGCCAGGCGCCGACCGTGGTGCTCCTGGACTCCGACGGCAGGCCCCTCGGGCCGGCGCTGGTCTGGCTGGACCGGCGCGGCCAGTCCGAGTGTGCGCGTCGCGCCGGTGACACCGACCGGATCGTCGAGCTGACCGGCAACCGTCCCGACTCCTACTACGCCGCGCCGAAGCTGGCCTGGTTGCTGCGGGAGAATCCCGGGCTCGCCACCCGGGCCGCCGCCATGGTGATGGCGAACGGCTACGTCGTGCACCGGCTCACCGGCGTGGTGTCGGCGGACACCACCCACACCGGGCTCTCCCTGCTCAACGACTTGGACGCCGGTGACTGGTCGACGGAGCTGGCCGAGCTCTGGGGCGTTCCCCGGCGCTGGCTGCCGCCGGTGTGGGAGCCGACCGCTGTGGTGGGGACGGTGCGTCCGGAGGCGGCGAGCGTGACCGGGCTCGCGGCCGGGACCCCGGTGATCGCCGGGCTGGTCGACGGCGCGGCCGCCAGCGTCGAGGCCGGGGTGGTCGCGCACGGCGACGTGTGCGAGATGACCGGCCAGTCGACGGTGGTCAACGCCGCGGTGGAGGTGGCCGCGGCGCGGGCCTCGACCGGGGCGCTCAGCGTCATGCCGTACCCGATCCCAGGGCACCACCTGGTCTTCGGCGCGATGGTCGCCACGGGCGGCATCCTGCGGTGGTTCCGCGACGAGCTCACCGAGGACTCGACAGGTGACACGTACGCGGCCCTCGACGCGCTCGCCGGCACCGCGCCGCTCGGCAGTGGAGGGCTGGTCATGCTGCCGTACTTCCTCGGTGAGCGCTCCCCGATCTGGGACAGTGACGCTCGCGGCGCCTTCGTCGGGCTCTCGCTGTCCACGAGCCGAGCGGACTTGGTGCGCGCGATCCTCGAGGGCACCGCCTACGGGCTGGCCCACAACCTCGACGAGATGGCGGCGCTCAACCTGCGTCCCAGCACGCTCCGCGTCGTGGGCGGCGGGTCTCGGGGACGCACCTGGAACCAGATCAAGGCCGACGTGACCGGCGTGCCCGTGGAGGTGCCGGCCGAGTCGCTGGGGGCTCCGGTGGGGACCGCGCTCGTCGCCGCGGCCGGCGTCGGGCTCCTCACCGACCTGGTGGAGGTGGCCCGTGCCCGGTACGCCGTCGGCGAGCGCTACGAGCCGGATCCCGCGCGGCACACGGCCTATCGCCGTCGCTACCAGATCTACCGCGAGCTCTACCCGAGCCTGGCCAAGGTGCACCAAATGCTCGCCGAGCTGCGGTGA
- a CDS encoding tetratricopeptide repeat protein — translation MVERQDDARQNAQGARPWVRTLAMVGLFLLALAALAETVTAGALRPLTGALILLAVAAFAVAGVGKLTEPSTPVEEHVEDAVDEEDVEDTDAAVEDDVERAPGGPEGVTSGGTRAQAERTGASPARTTPRHRAREAREPVREAPERQLPRLSDLTDVALGATATQFTARGQAPYVRRPAVDGRLATLVGTSGAPYPFVVVVGAAKAGKTRTAIEAVRAALGAKNPPVFAPRTGGELAEVVREHREVARARQRAEPRRGRDTGRGTGRPPDRSAGQEPTRRQVSKTAQKLAAARRETVSQRIPGQRSSEWGTGSQPWLIWLDDLRAADLMHLSNDVLDAALERGVIVATMTDLEWDRVMASRGEVVAPAREALRRATKVWLDSRLTASEKNEAERMYPHIQVTSSIGEALIAGEQLIARFHSGRESSPAGYSIVQAAVDARRAGLGRPLTEAELRGLYPLYLRRVRMDLDPTTRLFEEGLAWAKEPVSSGVGLLVSRNGTPGLEAIDYVVAMEEGADGREARPVFDAMWQELIAAVPARDAFAIGVGACLRDNSAAAEAAFRKVIEEDHAGPAPQAAVNLGLLLWEQGDIAGARSAFRQAMESRDADQAPRAADHLGTLLLQVDDVSGARAAYQEAMDSGHPDVVPIAADHLGTLLHQLGDVAGARSAYQRAVESGHPAVVPRAALNLGSLLLERGDAAGAEAAFRRAVDSRHPDVVPEAALRLGSLLEDRGDRAGAETAYRRAFESGREDVAGVAAMRLGSLLREQGDLTGARVALQAAVDADDPQVTPKAALQLGTLLMEQGDLSGAEKAYEKAMDSEDEDVVPMAAMQRGSLLKQRGDLAGAQVAYRRAMESGHRDVAPRAANNLGVLLAQQNDDRAARAAYERAVDSGHPDVAPLAANNLGVLLAQHNDVEGARRAYELAVESGHEDAVPRAALNLGMLLDAHGDVAGARRAYQRAVDSGHTDVVPVAAVNLGVLLREQKDFARARAAFRQAIDAGYLDIPPVPPDRLRLLMAEDGGVVRTQPAWLAGRGGLTGEGADGDGSSDQATPDAAIRVTGTPTDAASLDGENVDGESFDGDGHDGRVATGNGSPGTSDGGADEQTGSR, via the coding sequence GTGGTGGAACGACAGGATGACGCCCGGCAGAACGCGCAGGGGGCACGTCCCTGGGTTCGCACGTTGGCGATGGTGGGACTCTTCCTGCTGGCGCTGGCGGCCTTGGCGGAGACGGTGACGGCGGGCGCGTTGCGGCCGTTGACCGGGGCGCTGATCCTGCTCGCGGTGGCGGCGTTCGCGGTGGCCGGTGTGGGGAAGCTCACCGAGCCATCGACACCGGTCGAGGAGCACGTCGAGGACGCCGTCGACGAGGAGGACGTGGAGGACACGGACGCCGCGGTCGAGGACGACGTCGAGCGGGCACCAGGTGGTCCAGAAGGCGTGACCAGCGGCGGGACGCGGGCCCAGGCGGAGCGCACTGGGGCGAGTCCTGCTCGCACGACGCCACGACACCGCGCTCGGGAGGCACGCGAGCCGGTGCGGGAGGCCCCGGAACGGCAGCTTCCTCGGCTGTCCGACCTCACCGATGTCGCGCTCGGTGCGACGGCCACCCAGTTCACCGCACGGGGGCAGGCCCCCTACGTGCGCCGACCGGCGGTCGACGGACGGCTCGCGACGCTGGTGGGCACCAGCGGCGCGCCGTACCCGTTCGTCGTCGTGGTGGGCGCCGCGAAGGCGGGGAAGACCCGCACCGCGATCGAGGCGGTCCGCGCGGCGCTCGGGGCGAAGAACCCGCCCGTCTTCGCGCCTCGGACCGGTGGGGAGCTGGCGGAGGTCGTCCGTGAGCACCGCGAGGTCGCGCGGGCCCGCCAGCGCGCTGAGCCTCGGCGTGGTCGTGACACCGGCCGGGGAACCGGCCGCCCGCCGGACCGGAGCGCTGGCCAGGAGCCGACGCGGCGGCAGGTGTCGAAGACCGCGCAAAAGCTCGCGGCCGCTCGCCGCGAGACGGTCAGTCAGCGCATCCCCGGACAGCGGTCCAGCGAGTGGGGCACGGGTTCCCAGCCGTGGCTGATCTGGCTGGACGACCTGCGCGCGGCGGATCTGATGCACCTGTCGAACGACGTCCTCGACGCGGCCCTGGAGCGTGGCGTCATCGTCGCCACCATGACCGACCTGGAGTGGGACCGGGTGATGGCGAGTCGAGGCGAGGTGGTGGCACCCGCGCGAGAGGCGCTCCGGCGGGCGACGAAGGTGTGGCTCGACTCTCGTCTGACCGCGTCGGAGAAGAACGAAGCCGAGCGGATGTACCCACACATCCAGGTGACATCCAGCATCGGTGAGGCGCTCATCGCCGGCGAGCAACTGATCGCGAGGTTCCACAGCGGTCGGGAGTCGTCGCCGGCGGGCTACTCCATCGTTCAAGCGGCCGTGGACGCGCGTCGGGCGGGTCTTGGTCGACCGTTGACCGAGGCCGAGCTGCGTGGGCTCTACCCGCTCTACCTGCGCCGAGTCCGGATGGACCTCGACCCGACCACGCGGCTGTTCGAGGAGGGCCTGGCCTGGGCGAAGGAGCCGGTCTCCTCCGGCGTCGGTCTGCTCGTCAGCCGGAACGGCACGCCCGGCCTGGAGGCGATCGACTACGTGGTCGCGATGGAGGAGGGCGCCGACGGCCGCGAGGCGCGTCCGGTGTTCGACGCCATGTGGCAGGAGCTGATCGCGGCGGTTCCCGCGCGGGACGCCTTCGCGATCGGTGTGGGAGCCTGCTTGCGTGACAACAGTGCCGCGGCGGAGGCGGCGTTCCGCAAGGTGATCGAGGAGGACCACGCGGGACCGGCGCCGCAGGCGGCGGTCAACCTCGGCTTGCTTCTGTGGGAGCAGGGCGACATCGCCGGTGCTCGGTCGGCGTTCCGGCAGGCGATGGAGTCGCGTGACGCTGACCAGGCCCCTCGCGCCGCCGACCACCTCGGCACGCTGCTGCTGCAGGTCGACGACGTCAGCGGTGCGCGTGCCGCTTACCAGGAGGCGATGGACTCGGGCCATCCGGACGTCGTGCCGATCGCCGCGGACCACCTCGGCACGCTCCTGCACCAGCTCGGGGACGTCGCCGGCGCTCGGTCGGCGTACCAGCGGGCGGTGGAGTCCGGCCACCCCGCTGTCGTGCCGCGAGCCGCGCTGAACCTGGGCTCGCTGTTGCTCGAGCGTGGTGACGCCGCGGGCGCGGAGGCGGCGTTCCGGCGGGCGGTGGACTCCCGCCATCCGGACGTCGTGCCCGAGGCGGCGTTGCGGCTGGGGTCGCTGCTGGAGGACCGCGGTGACCGTGCCGGCGCGGAGACGGCGTACCGACGGGCGTTCGAGTCCGGCCGGGAGGACGTCGCGGGGGTCGCGGCGATGCGGCTGGGGTCTCTCCTGCGGGAGCAGGGAGATCTCACCGGCGCGCGGGTCGCGCTCCAAGCGGCTGTCGACGCCGACGACCCGCAGGTGACGCCGAAGGCCGCGCTGCAGCTTGGCACGTTGCTCATGGAGCAGGGCGACCTCTCCGGGGCGGAGAAGGCGTACGAGAAAGCGATGGACTCCGAGGACGAGGACGTCGTGCCCATGGCCGCGATGCAGCGGGGATCGCTGCTCAAGCAGCGAGGGGACCTGGCCGGGGCCCAGGTGGCGTACCGGCGGGCGATGGAGTCCGGCCATCGTGACGTGGCGCCGCGCGCGGCCAACAACCTTGGTGTGCTGTTGGCGCAGCAGAACGACGACCGCGCCGCCCGAGCGGCGTACGAGCGGGCGGTCGACTCCGGGCACCCGGACGTTGCGCCGCTCGCCGCGAACAACCTCGGCGTCCTGTTGGCCCAGCACAACGACGTGGAGGGCGCGCGACGGGCGTACGAGCTGGCCGTCGAGTCTGGCCACGAGGACGCCGTCCCCCGCGCCGCGCTCAACCTCGGCATGCTGCTCGACGCCCACGGCGACGTCGCTGGCGCGCGGCGGGCTTACCAGCGGGCGGTCGACTCCGGGCACACCGACGTGGTACCGGTGGCCGCGGTGAATCTCGGCGTCCTGCTCCGGGAGCAGAAGGACTTCGCCCGGGCTCGCGCGGCGTTCCGCCAGGCGATCGACGCCGGCTACCTCGACATCCCGCCGGTGCCTCCTGACCGGCTGCGACTCCTCATGGCCGAGGACGGCGGTGTGGTGCGCACCCAGCCGGCCTGGCTCGCGGGTCGCGGCGGTCTCACCGGCGAAGGCGCCGACGGCGACGGCTCGTCGGATCAGGCGACCCCCGACGCTGCCATCCGAGTCACCGGCACGCCGACGGACGCGGCGTCCCTCGACGGGGAAAACGTCGACGGGGAGAGCTTCGACGGGGACGGCCACGACGGCCGGGTCGCGACCGGCAACGGGTCACCGGGCACGTCGGACGGTGGGGCGGACGAGCAGACAGGCAGCCGCTGA
- a CDS encoding DEAD/DEAH box helicase, with translation MTSPLQPLDIAEPDADSLFDAFTRWTADQGLTLYPHQEEALIELMSGANVILNTPTGSGKSLVATGAHFSAMAQGQRTFYTAPIKALVSEKFFSLCETFGPANVGMMTGDASVNPQAPLICCTAEILANIALREGEDADIGQVVMDEFHFYADPDRGWAWQVPLLELRKAQFLLMSATLGDVTRFETDLTRRTGRPTAVIRSAHRPVPLVYSYVTTPLHETLEELISTRETPIYVVHFTQAAAVERAQALTSLKVCTRAEKDAIARAIGDFRFTAGFGRTLSRLVRHGIGVHHAGMLPRYRRLVETLAQAGLLKVICGTDTLGVGINVPIRTVVFTGLTKFDGQKVRLLNAREFHQIAGRAGRAGFDTMGRVVVQAPEHVVENEKALAKAGDDPKKRRKVVRKKPPEGWVGWGRPTFDRLVAADPEPLTSSFKVTHAMLLNVIARPGDAFEAMRRLLTDNHEDPAARRRHIRRAIAIYRALLAAGVVERLDEPDETGRRVRLTVDLQFDFALNQPLSPFALAALELLDRESPTYALDVLSVLEATLEDPRPVLDAQRTNARAEAVAAMKAEGLDYDTRMELLEEVTHPRPLADLLETAYEIYRRGHPWVADHELSPKSVARDMYERGMTFTEFISYYGLARSEGLVLRYLADAYKALRQTVPEEARTEELVDLTEWLGELVRQVDSSLIDEWERLTNPVEESTSRPTEPDRPAPVTANTRAFRVLVRNAMFRRVELAALRRYDELGALDAESGWDADAWAEAIEAYFREYDELGTGPNARGPHLFLVETEPDRWKVRQIFDDPNGDHDWGISAEVDLPASDEAGHAVIRVVSVGPPHAFAP, from the coding sequence ATGACATCGCCGCTGCAGCCGCTGGACATCGCCGAACCCGACGCGGACTCGCTCTTCGACGCCTTCACCCGGTGGACAGCCGACCAAGGGCTCACGCTCTACCCCCACCAGGAGGAGGCGCTCATCGAGCTCATGTCCGGCGCCAACGTCATCCTCAACACCCCCACCGGCTCCGGGAAGAGCCTGGTGGCGACCGGCGCGCACTTCAGCGCGATGGCACAGGGACAGCGCACCTTCTACACCGCGCCCATCAAAGCCCTGGTCTCGGAGAAGTTCTTCTCGCTCTGCGAGACGTTCGGGCCGGCGAACGTCGGCATGATGACCGGCGACGCGAGCGTCAACCCGCAAGCGCCCCTCATCTGCTGCACCGCGGAGATCCTGGCCAACATCGCGCTTCGCGAAGGCGAGGACGCCGACATCGGCCAGGTGGTCATGGACGAGTTCCACTTCTACGCCGACCCCGACCGTGGCTGGGCCTGGCAGGTCCCGCTGCTCGAGCTGCGGAAAGCGCAGTTCCTCCTGATGTCGGCGACCTTGGGTGACGTCACCCGTTTCGAGACGGACCTCACCCGCCGGACCGGCCGGCCCACGGCGGTCATCCGCTCCGCGCACCGACCGGTACCGCTGGTGTACTCCTACGTCACCACACCCCTGCACGAGACGCTCGAGGAGCTCATCAGCACCCGCGAGACGCCGATCTACGTCGTCCACTTCACCCAGGCGGCGGCGGTGGAGCGTGCCCAAGCGCTCACCAGCCTGAAGGTCTGCACCCGGGCGGAGAAGGACGCGATCGCCCGCGCGATCGGCGACTTCCGCTTCACCGCGGGCTTCGGCCGCACCCTGTCCCGGCTGGTGCGCCACGGCATCGGGGTCCACCACGCGGGAATGCTGCCGAGGTACCGCCGGCTGGTCGAGACCCTCGCCCAGGCCGGGCTTCTGAAGGTGATCTGCGGAACCGACACCCTCGGCGTGGGGATCAACGTGCCCATCCGCACCGTCGTCTTCACCGGGTTGACGAAGTTCGACGGCCAGAAGGTGCGCCTCCTCAACGCCCGCGAGTTCCACCAGATCGCCGGGCGCGCCGGCCGGGCCGGCTTCGACACGATGGGCCGGGTCGTCGTGCAAGCACCCGAGCACGTCGTCGAGAACGAGAAGGCGCTGGCCAAGGCGGGCGACGACCCGAAGAAGCGGCGCAAGGTGGTCCGCAAGAAGCCACCGGAGGGGTGGGTCGGCTGGGGCCGTCCCACCTTCGACCGTCTCGTGGCGGCCGATCCGGAGCCGCTGACGTCGAGCTTCAAGGTCACCCACGCGATGCTGCTCAACGTCATCGCCCGACCCGGCGACGCCTTCGAGGCGATGCGACGCCTGCTCACCGACAACCACGAGGACCCGGCGGCGCGGCGCCGCCACATCCGTCGCGCCATCGCCATCTACCGTGCCTTGCTCGCGGCGGGCGTGGTCGAGCGGCTCGACGAGCCGGACGAGACGGGGCGCCGCGTGCGGCTCACCGTCGACCTGCAGTTCGACTTCGCGCTCAACCAGCCCTTGTCGCCGTTCGCCCTCGCGGCGCTGGAGTTGCTCGACCGCGAGTCTCCGACGTACGCCCTCGACGTGCTCTCCGTCCTAGAGGCCACCCTCGAGGACCCCCGCCCGGTGTTGGACGCGCAGCGGACCAACGCGCGCGCTGAGGCGGTGGCGGCCATGAAGGCGGAAGGGCTCGACTACGACACCCGCATGGAGCTGCTGGAGGAGGTCACCCACCCCCGACCGCTGGCCGACCTGCTCGAGACGGCGTACGAGATCTACCGGCGGGGGCATCCGTGGGTCGCCGACCACGAGCTGTCGCCGAAGTCGGTTGCCCGCGACATGTACGAGCGGGGGATGACGTTCACCGAGTTCATCAGCTACTACGGGCTGGCCCGCTCCGAAGGCCTCGTCCTGCGCTACCTTGCCGACGCCTACAAGGCGCTGCGGCAGACCGTGCCGGAGGAGGCGCGGACGGAGGAGCTCGTCGACCTCACCGAATGGTTGGGTGAGCTGGTCCGGCAGGTCGACTCCAGCCTGATCGACGAGTGGGAGCGGCTCACGAACCCGGTCGAGGAGTCGACGTCGCGCCCGACCGAGCCCGATCGCCCGGCACCCGTCACCGCCAACACCCGCGCGTTCCGGGTCCTGGTCCGCAACGCGATGTTCCGCCGGGTCGAGCTGGCCGCGCTACGTCGCTACGACGAGCTCGGGGCGCTGGACGCCGAGTCGGGCTGGGACGCCGACGCCTGGGCGGAGGCGATCGAGGCGTACTTCCGCGAGTACGACGAGCTCGGCACGGGTCCGAACGCGCGCGGACCCCACCTGTTCCTCGTCGAGACCGAACCGGACCGGTGGAAGGTCCGCCAGATCTTCGACGACCCGAACGGCGACCACGACTGGGGCATCAGCGCCGAGGTCGACCTGCCGGCCTCGGACGAGGCCGGCCACGCCGTCATCCGAGTCGTCTCGGTCGGGCCGCCGCACGCGTTCGCCCCGTGA
- a CDS encoding glycerol-3-phosphate dehydrogenase/oxidase, with protein sequence MKSTLNRDQRADALRRMAHDTFDVVVIGGGVTGVGTALDAVSRGLSVALLEADDLASGTSSRSGKVFHGGLRYLEQLNFKLVKEALTERDLMVDRLCPHLVSPEKFLFPFTRRWERPYVGAGVLLYDLLRLTGTRSVKGHRHLTRAGVLREAPALKPNVTGGVQYYDVRVDDARHTMTVARTAAALGAQIATRARVVDVLREGDRVTGVRARDEESGEEVTVRGRTVVNATGVWAAEVQDLAGQRSIDVTAAKGIHLVVPGDRIDSKTGLIVKTHDSVFIIRRWFDYWLMGTTDTEWDHERDDPAATKADVDYLLTQANRLLRTPLAHSDVVGVYAGLRPLVSGKGSAGTTAALSRDHAVVEGPRGMFTVVGGKYTTYRIMARDAVNAAATRLGREVPPSRTERLPIHGAVGYEAMYHQRRALAAESGLDERWIVHLLGRYGTATTDLLDLIADQPSLGQPVPGAPGYLAAELHYAASHEGALHLEDVLVRRTRIFMETPDHGLEAAPFAATVVGEVLGWDELRRKEEVERYRVEREADRRATEALTDAEAVRVRHAVRAGEGE encoded by the coding sequence ATGAAGTCGACGCTGAACCGCGACCAGCGTGCCGATGCGTTGCGACGCATGGCGCACGACACCTTCGACGTCGTCGTCATCGGAGGTGGGGTCACCGGCGTCGGCACCGCGCTGGACGCGGTCTCCCGTGGCCTGTCGGTGGCGCTGCTGGAGGCGGACGACCTGGCCAGCGGAACGTCGTCGCGCTCCGGGAAGGTGTTCCACGGCGGGCTGCGGTACCTGGAGCAGCTCAACTTCAAGCTGGTCAAGGAAGCGCTCACCGAGCGCGACCTGATGGTGGACCGGCTCTGCCCGCACCTCGTGTCGCCGGAGAAGTTCCTGTTCCCGTTCACCCGGCGGTGGGAGCGTCCTTACGTCGGGGCCGGCGTCCTGCTTTACGACCTGCTCCGGCTCACCGGCACGCGCAGTGTGAAGGGGCACCGGCACCTCACCCGGGCCGGTGTGCTGCGGGAGGCGCCGGCGCTCAAGCCCAACGTCACCGGCGGTGTGCAGTACTACGACGTCCGCGTCGACGACGCCCGCCACACCATGACGGTCGCCAGGACCGCGGCGGCGCTGGGCGCCCAGATCGCCACCCGGGCTCGGGTGGTCGACGTGCTGCGGGAGGGCGACCGGGTCACCGGTGTACGGGCCCGAGACGAGGAGAGCGGTGAGGAGGTCACCGTCCGGGGACGCACGGTCGTCAACGCCACCGGCGTCTGGGCCGCGGAGGTGCAGGACCTGGCGGGACAGCGCTCCATCGACGTCACCGCCGCCAAGGGCATCCACTTGGTCGTGCCGGGCGACCGCATCGACTCCAAGACCGGGCTCATCGTCAAGACGCACGACAGCGTGTTCATCATCCGGCGGTGGTTCGACTACTGGCTCATGGGCACCACGGACACGGAGTGGGACCACGAGCGGGACGACCCCGCCGCCACCAAGGCCGACGTTGACTACCTGCTCACCCAGGCGAACCGCCTGTTGCGCACACCGCTCGCGCATTCCGACGTGGTCGGGGTGTACGCGGGGCTGCGGCCACTGGTGAGTGGGAAGGGGAGCGCCGGGACGACCGCGGCGCTGTCCCGGGACCACGCGGTGGTGGAGGGACCTCGCGGGATGTTCACCGTCGTCGGCGGCAAGTACACCACCTACCGGATCATGGCGCGGGACGCGGTGAACGCCGCCGCCACCCGGCTGGGGCGCGAGGTGCCGCCGTCACGGACCGAGCGGCTGCCGATCCATGGCGCGGTCGGCTACGAGGCGATGTACCACCAGCGTCGGGCGTTGGCCGCCGAGTCCGGTCTCGACGAGCGGTGGATCGTCCACCTGCTCGGCCGCTACGGCACCGCGACGACCGACCTGCTGGACCTCATCGCCGACCAACCATCGCTGGGGCAGCCGGTGCCAGGGGCGCCCGGCTACCTGGCCGCCGAGCTCCACTACGCGGCGAGCCACGAGGGAGCGCTCCACCTGGAGGACGTGCTGGTCCGCCGTACCCGGATCTTCATGGAGACGCCCGACCACGGTCTGGAGGCGGCGCCGTTCGCGGCGACGGTGGTCGGTGAGGTGCTCGGGTGGGATGAGCTTCGGCGCAAGGAGGAGGTCGAGCGCTACCGCGTGGAGCGGGAGGCCGACCGACGGGCGACCGAGGCGCTCACCGACGCCGAGGCGGTGCGGGTCCGCCACGCAGTCCGCGCCGGGGAGGGCGAGTGA
- a CDS encoding HAD family hydrolase produces the protein MRAVFFDLDETLLDHTSAVRVGAAALAKELGHPNPAEAIESWFALERHFFDRYLAGELSFLEQRRARVRGLAAEVGRELDDAEADAVFATYFSHYQASWVAFPDVEACFAELRTRADVRLGVVTNGDARGQRAKLARLGLLDAMDVVVTAEEVGCAKPDPRIYRAACERAGVPVEDAVMVGDRLDVDADGARAAGLLGVWLDRGGQLSGARHPAAHDGSRLVRISSLTELPALVADGTGQS, from the coding sequence GTGCGCGCGGTGTTCTTCGATCTGGACGAGACGTTGCTCGACCACACGTCCGCGGTCCGTGTCGGCGCGGCCGCGTTGGCGAAGGAACTCGGGCATCCGAACCCCGCCGAGGCGATCGAGTCGTGGTTCGCCCTGGAGCGACACTTCTTCGACCGCTACCTGGCGGGCGAGCTGTCCTTCCTCGAGCAGCGACGGGCGCGAGTTCGCGGGCTGGCCGCCGAGGTCGGTCGGGAGCTCGACGACGCCGAGGCCGATGCCGTGTTCGCCACGTACTTCTCCCACTACCAAGCGTCGTGGGTGGCGTTTCCTGACGTGGAGGCCTGTTTCGCCGAGCTTCGGACGCGCGCGGACGTTCGGCTCGGGGTCGTGACGAACGGCGACGCCAGAGGCCAACGGGCCAAGCTCGCCCGACTCGGGCTGCTCGACGCCATGGACGTGGTGGTCACCGCCGAGGAGGTGGGCTGCGCCAAGCCGGATCCGAGGATCTACCGCGCGGCGTGCGAGCGCGCCGGCGTGCCGGTTGAGGACGCGGTCATGGTCGGGGACCGGCTGGACGTCGACGCCGACGGCGCACGCGCCGCTGGGCTGCTCGGCGTGTGGCTTGACCGCGGTGGCCAGCTCAGTGGCGCGCGACACCCCGCTGCTCACGACGGCTCCCGACTCGTCAGGATCTCCAGCCTGACGGAGCTTCCCGCGCTCGTGGCGGACGGGACCGGTCAGTCCTGA
- a CDS encoding class I SAM-dependent methyltransferase, which produces MPPRDERTDPRLDLVAGSIELHRGSIRFVHPRDPAALLYEEDVDESYPPYWAELWPSGIELAYALSAHDWQGVSTLELGCGLGLPSIAAALSGARVLATDRSEDATVFAAVNAEQNGVDVETCVCSWDDPTPLLPRAPWSLVLASDVLYGQRNVDELLDLLPRLVAPDGQVWIADPDRPLAGDFLTAARRRWRVVETLPTRLPHVWIHRLTGL; this is translated from the coding sequence ATGCCCCCACGTGATGAGCGCACCGACCCACGACTGGATCTCGTGGCGGGGTCGATCGAGCTACACCGGGGGAGCATTCGGTTCGTACATCCGCGCGATCCAGCCGCGTTGCTGTATGAGGAGGACGTCGACGAGTCCTACCCGCCGTACTGGGCCGAGCTGTGGCCGAGCGGCATCGAGCTCGCCTACGCGCTGTCAGCGCATGATTGGCAGGGCGTCTCCACACTCGAGCTCGGCTGCGGCTTGGGTCTGCCGTCGATCGCCGCGGCACTGTCTGGCGCGCGTGTGCTGGCGACCGACCGCTCCGAGGACGCGACGGTGTTCGCGGCGGTGAACGCCGAGCAGAACGGCGTCGACGTCGAGACCTGTGTGTGCTCGTGGGACGATCCGACTCCGTTGCTCCCCAGAGCACCGTGGAGCTTGGTCTTGGCCTCCGATGTGCTCTACGGTCAACGCAACGTTGACGAGCTGCTCGACCTGCTCCCTCGACTGGTCGCGCCCGATGGACAGGTGTGGATCGCCGACCCGGATCGCCCCCTGGCCGGGGACTTCCTCACTGCGGCACGGCGACGTTGGCGCGTGGTCGAGACGCTTCCCACCCGACTGCCCCACGTGTGGATCCACCGGCTGACCGGCCTCTAG